In one window of Halobacteriovorax sp. DA5 DNA:
- the tuf gene encoding elongation factor Tu → MAKESFDRSKPHVNIGTIGHVDHGKTTLTAAISITLANALGGAVRKFDEIDSAPEEKARGITINTSHIEYETANRHYAHVDCPGHADYVKNMITGAAQMDGAILVCSAADGPMPQTREHILLARQVGVPAIVVFLNKVDQVDDEELLELVEMEVRELLSSYDFPGDDIPIVAGSALAALEMRDDAIGKDKVLELMAQVDEYIPTPARATDLDFLMPVEDVFSISGRGTVCTGRVERGIIKVNEEIEIVGIKETTKTTVTGVEMFRKLLDEGRAGDNVGLLLRGVKREEVERGQCLIKPGSVKPHAKFNCEVYILSKDEGGRHTPIFKGYRPQFYFRTTDVTGDITLADGVEMVMPGDNTSFAVELITPIAMEKGLKFAIREGGRTIGAGTVSEIL, encoded by the coding sequence ATGGCAAAAGAATCTTTTGACAGAAGTAAGCCCCACGTAAACATTGGTACGATCGGGCACGTTGACCACGGTAAGACAACTCTTACAGCGGCAATTTCAATCACATTAGCTAACGCACTTGGTGGTGCCGTAAGAAAATTCGACGAAATCGATTCAGCACCAGAAGAAAAAGCTAGAGGTATTACAATCAATACTTCACACATTGAATACGAAACAGCTAACAGACACTACGCACACGTAGACTGTCCAGGTCACGCTGACTATGTAAAGAACATGATTACAGGTGCAGCACAAATGGACGGAGCGATCCTAGTATGTTCAGCGGCTGATGGGCCAATGCCACAAACTAGAGAGCACATCCTTCTTGCACGTCAGGTAGGTGTACCAGCGATCGTAGTATTCTTAAATAAAGTAGACCAAGTAGATGATGAAGAACTACTTGAGCTAGTAGAGATGGAAGTAAGAGAACTTCTATCTTCATACGACTTCCCAGGTGACGATATTCCTATCGTAGCTGGTTCTGCACTTGCAGCTCTTGAAATGAGAGACGATGCAATTGGTAAAGATAAAGTTCTAGAGCTTATGGCACAAGTTGATGAGTACATCCCAACTCCAGCTAGAGCAACAGACCTTGACTTCCTAATGCCAGTAGAAGACGTATTCTCAATTTCAGGACGTGGTACAGTTTGTACAGGACGTGTTGAAAGAGGGATTATCAAAGTTAACGAAGAAATCGAAATCGTTGGTATTAAAGAAACAACTAAAACAACTGTAACTGGTGTTGAGATGTTCAGAAAGCTTCTTGACGAAGGTAGAGCAGGTGATAACGTTGGTCTTCTTCTACGTGGTGTTAAGCGTGAAGAAGTAGAGCGTGGTCAGTGTCTAATCAAGCCAGGTTCAGTAAAGCCACACGCGAAATTTAACTGTGAAGTATATATCCTTTCAAAAGATGAAGGTGGACGTCACACTCCAATCTTCAAAGGTTATAGACCACAGTTCTACTTCAGAACAACAGACGTAACAGGTGATATTACACTTGCAGACGGTGTTGAAATGGTTATGCCAGGTGACAACACTTCTTTCGCAGTAGAGCTAATTACTCCAATCGCGATGGAAAAAGGTCTTAAGTTCGCAATCCGTGAGGGTGGTAGAACAATCGGTGCTGGTACAGTATCTGAAATTCT